GTCGAGGCACGGTTCGCCTCCATCGCGGACCCCAAACGCCGCACCTACGCCGCAATGGTGTCGGTGATGGATGAGCAAATCGGTCGGGTGCTGGATGCGCTGCGCCGCACCGGAACCGAGTCGAACACGCTGGTGATGTTCCTTTCCGACAACGGCGGCCCGCCCCACGCCAACGCCTCCTCGAATGGCATCCTGCGCGGCGCGAAAGGCACGGTCTACGAGGGCGGAATCCGCGTTCCGTTCGTGCTCTCGTTCCCGGGACGTTTGCCCGCCGGCGCCGTCTACGAGGAACCTGTGATCTGTCTTGACCTCCCCGTCACGATGGCGGTGCTGGCGGGCGCGGCCATGCCGGCGGATCGGCCGATCGACGGCGTGAACCTGATGCCCTACCTCCTCGGGGAGCGGAAAGGACCCCCTCACGAGGCGTTGCTCTGGCGCCAAGGGGGCAGCCAACCGTGGGCCATTCGCTCGGGGCCCCTGAAGCTCCTGCTGGGGCAAGGCAAAGCCGCAGTGCCGGAACTCTACGACTTGGCGAGCGACCCCGGCGAAACGCGGAATCTTGCGGCGGAGAGGCCTGCGGATGTGGCCGCGCTGCGTGGCCGGTGGGAACGCTGGAACGCTGAACTGGTACCACCGCGATGGCCATCTCCGAAGGAAGCGCTGCCTCAGCGGCCGCGGCGCCGCGCGCCACGCCCCGCCAACTGAACGCAGGCGCCCCCCTCTGCCTTTCCAAGGATTGGACGCCCCCTCACCCCTCCCGTCCAACCGTTGGAGCACGTCCCTCCGCGAATGCGCCGCACCTCGCTTGCCGCCGGCCATGCCGCACGCAGATGATGGGGGCGATGGAACGAACCGCCGTACCAGAGAGGTCCGAGCCATGAACTCACGATCGCTTGCGTGCTTGCTCATCGTCTTCAGCACCCTCTGGGTGGCCCGCGCCGCACCGCCGGCCGTCGCGTGGCGTCACCTGAGCAGCCGGCGCGGCGAGCTGCCGCTACCCAACGGCGGGCCCGAGCAGACCGCCTGTGTGACGGCCGACTTCAATGGGGACGGCGCCGCCGACATCGTCATCGCCGAACGAACTCGCGCACCGTCGGTCATCGGTATCCGCTGGAATGGCAGCGGCTGGGATCGCTTCGTCATCGATGACACCGCTCGCCCCGTCGAGGCCGGTGGCGCGGCGGCCGACCTCGACGGCGACGCCGATCTCGACCTCGTGCTCGGCGGCGACTGGCGCAGCGATGAGGTCGTCTGGTACGAAAACCCCGGTGCGGGCGCTCCGCCGCAGCAGCGATGGGCACGAAGAATCCTCAAACGCGGCGGCGCAAAGGGACACCATGACCAGGTCGCCGCGGATCTGCTCGGCGCGGGACGGCCACAGGTCATTTTTTGGAACCAGGGCAGCCGTCGCCTCTTCCTCGCCGAACCGCCGCCCGATCCCCGCACCGCGGGGCCGTGGCCCCTGCGGGAGCTATTCGACGCCTCCACCACGCCATTGACCGTCAAACCCGAAGGGCTGGCCACCGCCGACGTTGACGGCGACGGCCGAATCGACCTGCTGGGCGGCGTCTGGTGGTTTCATGCGGACGGCGCCGGCCGGCTGCGACCGGTGCGGATCGCCGATCAGCCGGGTCGCATCCGGGCAGGTCGGTTCCGGCCGGGGCCCATTGCGCAGATCGTCGCTGCGCCCGGCGATGGAGACGGACCGCTCCTCTTCATCGAGTGTGACGGCGACCCGCTCGACCCCGCCTCCTGGCGCCGGCGCGCGCTGCTCGACGGCCGCACGGTGATCCACGGCCACACACTCGACATCGCAGACATCAACGGGGACGGTCATCTCGACATCCTCTGCGCCGAAATGGCGAAGTGGAACATCCGGCGCTCCGAGCCCGACCATCCCAACGCCACCGCATGGATCCTGTACGGCGACGGGCAGGGCGGTTTTTTCACCACCGTGTTGAGCAGCGGCATCGGCTTTCACGAGGGCCGCATCGCGGACGTCAACGGCGACGGCCGCCCCGACATCGTGAACAAGCCCTTCAACTTCGACACGCCGCGCCTCGACATTTGGCTGAACCTCGGCTCGCCACCCTCGCAACCACCACGATAGCGCTGCCGAACACGCCGAAACCGGGCCGACACTGTAAGGGGAACGAAACGCCGTCGGGCTGGAATCGCAGCGGGGACCGGTGCCGTCGGATCAGTCGGCGGTAACGAAACAGCCCCCTCACCCCGGCACCAGGGGCCCGAACGCGTCAGTAACCGTCGCCGCCTACGGCGCCGGACGGCCGCTCGATCGGTTCGCCCACCGCTTCGCGTCGGCGAAACTCGTCGAGCATTGCGGCGGTCGCAGTTGCGCCGCAGCGCGTCGCCCCAAGTTGTCGAACACGAATCAGCCCGTCCAGATCGCGAACACCGCCCGCCGCCTTCACCTGAACACGTTCGGAACAGGCCGCGCGCATCAGCCGCAGATCGTGCTCTGTGGCTCCGCGATAGCTGTAGGAACCGTCGGATTGTTTCACAAAGCCGTACCCCGTCGAGGTTTTCACCCAATCCGCCCCCGCCCGTTCCGCGATCTCGCACAGCCGCCGCTTCAGCCCGTCGCCGTCCAGACCCGCGCCACCCCCGTGCAGAAAGTCGGTCTCGAGGATCACTTTCACCTTTGCGCCGTGGCGATGCGCCTCGTCACACACCGCGCGGACATCGGCCTCGACATAGGCCCAGTCGCCGCTGAGCGCCTTCCCGATGTTGATGACCATGTCCACTTCTTCCGCGCCGTCGCGACAAGCGATCTCGGTTTCGTAACGCTTCACCTCCGTCGTGGAGCTTCCGTGCGGAAATCCCACCACGCATCCCACACGCACGCCGGTCCCGCGCAGCAGTTCCACACAGCGGCGCACCGCGTAGGGTTTCACACAGACCGACGCGACGCGATATCGCGCGGCCACTCGGCAGCCCTCCTCGATTTCACGGTCCGTCAGCGTGGGATGCAGCAGAGAGTGATCGATCATTTTCGCCAGCTCGTCGTAGTGGATCGTCATCGCTGGGCCTCCCCCTGCATTCGCGCGCACAACCCGCGCGCGCCGCCGGCCATCGCCAACGCAACACCTCCAAGCATTCCGGCACGTCCGCCGAGACGGCTGAGCTCGATCTGCACCGTATCCACCGGAAACATGCGCACCCGCCGCCGCACCTCATCGCGCAACGGTTCGAGCAGTTGCGCGCCCATCCCGGCCACTCCACCGCCGAGCACGACCAAGTCGGGATGCAACGCGGTGACGATGTTGGCGACGCCGATGCCAAGCCACCGCGCGGCGCGCTCAATCGCCCGCGCGACCAGCTCGTCGCCCTCCCTGGCGGCAGCGGCCATCGTTTCCGGCGTGATCCGGCCCACGTCGCCCCCCGTGATCTCCGCCAGCCGCGGCGCCAGACCCGACGCGACCAGCCGCACCCCCTCCGCGCGAATCGCCGGGCCGCTGGCCACCGTCTCCAGACAACCCCGACTGCCACATCCACACGGTGGACCGTCGGGCACCACCGTTTGGTGACCGAGCTCTCCCGCCGCACCCAGCGGGCCGAGCCGCAACACACCCTCCACCACCACCCCACCCCCGATACCGGTCCCAATCGCAAACATCGCCATCGTCGGACGATCGCGCCCCCGCCCCCAGCCGAACACCAGTTCGCCCAGCGTCGCGATGCGAACGTCGTTGAGCAGATGCACTGGGCAGCCGAGCCGCTCCGCCAGCCACGCCGACACCGGCAAATCCCGCCACTGAGTCGGCAAATTCGGCAGGAAACGCGTCACTCCGGCGTTCACGTCCGCCAGCCCCGGCACGCCCAGACCGAGCGCGACGGGGCGCACGCCCGCCTCGCGTACCGTCTGCTCCAGCAGGTCCGCAATTCGTTCCACCACGCGGCGCGGCCCCTCGTACGCGCAGGTCGGTGCGCACCTCTCCGCAAGCACCTCGCCCTCGGCGGTTGCGACCGCGACGCCAATCGTCGTGCCGCCGAGGTCCGCGCCCGCCCACACCTCCCGCATCGCCGCCTCAGCGCTGGATGAAATTGCGAAGATGCCGCGCCGCGGTCCGCAACGCCCGCTGTCGTCCCTCCAGCGACTTCCCGAACGCGTCGTCTTCCACCTCGATGCACACCGGCCCCTCGTAGCCGACCGACATCAGCTCGCCGACGAACCGTCCCCAGTCAATCTCCCCCAATCCCGGAATGCACGGCTCGTGGTACTGCAGCGGCGTCGCCAGGATGCCGACCTCGTTCAGCCGGTCGCGCCGGATCCGAACGTCCTTCGCGTGAATGTGGAACAACCGCTCACGAAACTCGCGCAGCGGCGCCAGCCAGTCCATGTGCTGCCAGACCAAATGGGAAGGATCGTAGTTCAGCCCGAAATGACGTGACGGGATCTCCTCGAACATCCGCCGCCAGATCGCCGGCGCGTGCGCAAGGTTTTTGCCGCCGGGCCACTCGTCGCGCGTGAACAACATCGGACAGTTTTCGATGCCGATCCGCACGCCGTGGTCCTCCGCGAACTGCACCAGCGGCTTCCACGTCTTGCGGAACGCGGCCCAGTTCTCGTCCACGCTCTTCGTCCAGTCGCGACCGATAAACGTGTTCATCTGCCGCACGCCGAGCAGCTCCGCGGCGAGGATCACCTTGCGGATATGCGCGACCGCCGCTTTCGCGACCTCGGGGTCCGGATCCAACGGGTTCGGATAATAGCCAAGACCGCTGATCGCCACGCCGTGCGCCTGCAGTGCGCCGTGAATGTCCTCCGCGCGCGCCTGCGTCAGCGTCGTCACATCCACGTGGGTGACGCCCGCATACTTCCGTTCCGCCCGGCCCACCGGCCAGCACATCAGTTCGACGCAATCGAACCCCTCCGCCGCCGCAAACTTCGCAACCGACTCGAGGTCGAGGTCGGGCAGAATCGCACTGACGAATCCGAGCTGGATCATCACCGTCTCCTTTCCTTTCCTTTAGCTCCGCCGGCGTTCCACCGGGAATTCATGCCGCCGCACCGCGACCCAACGGCGGACCGCGGCGCTGCGCCGGATCGCCTCACACACCGCCACCTCCTCGTGCCCGTCCCGGACGGTCGCATACAGCGGCTCGGCGGGCGGGCCGTCAAGGATGGCGCTGTAAATTGCCCGGAAGTTCATCTTGAACGTGTCCGGAAAACCCTCCACGTGTCCCGGCGGATGGTCCATGTATCCCGCCGCGCCGCGGCCAAAGGCGGGCGTCGCCCGCACCGCACTCGCGTTCGGCTCGTCCCGCCGCCCCAGATGGAGCATCTCGGGGTCCTCCGAGCACCACCAGACGGACTGCTTCGAACCGTAGATCTCCACTCGAAGGCAGTTCTTGCGGCCGGCCGCGACCTGGGACACCGCCAGATTCCCGCGCGCGCCATTCTCGAATTCGAGCAGCACGGACCCGCAGTCCTCGGTCTTCACCTGGTACGGCGCCGTCCGCACCCGGCCGGCCGCGCGCGCGAACGTCTGCACCTCGCCCAGCGGCCGACGACGCACGGAGTGAAACGTCAGCAGATCCGCCATCACCGCCCTCACGCGAGCGCCGATCACAAACGAGACCAGATCCAGCCAGTGCGTGCCGATGTCCGCGACCGCACGCAACGCCCCGCCTTCCGCCGGCAGCAACCGCCAGTTGTAATCGGTTTCCTTGAACAGCCAGTCCTGAAAGTAGGAACCGTTCACGTGAATCACCCGGCCGAGTTCGCCCGATCGCACCAGCTCGCGCATCTGCAGCACCGCCGGATAGAAACGACAGTTGTAGTTCACCGCGAAAATCTGCCTCGGCCGCGCCTCCACTTCGCGAACGAGCCTCGCGGTCTGGCGGGTCGTCATCGCGAGCGGTTTTTCGCAAACGACGTGCCGGCCCGCCTCCAGCGCCGCAAGCGCCATTGCCTCGTGCCAGCGGTTGGGCGAGGCAATGTGTACGACGTCCACCTCCGGATCCGCCACCAGCTGCCGGTGGTCGCCGTAGGCCTTCGGAATGCCCAGTCGTGACGCCGCCGCGTTCACCACACCGGGCACGTCGCACAACGCGCTCACTCGCACGCCGAGGCGTCTCAGCGCCTCCACGTGCACCGGCCCGATGAAACCGGCCCCAATCACCCCCACCCGCACGTCGTGCAGCGATCGCTTCATTCCGCCTCCAGCGGCACCACCATGACAAACCCACACGGCCATCGTCGCGCCTCTCTCAACGCGGATCTGGCCGTTTCGATCGAACTGTGCCGACCGGACCGGTGCGCTCACATCATAGCACACGCCGGCGCCAACCAGTTGCAGAGTCCTTCGACGCCGCCACCGGAACGGCGATTGATCTCCGATTCGCGGGCCGAAGACGGGAAGGCGCGCGAACCCAAGTCCGCGGCTGATGGGCCGTGCGCATCACCACCGCGCTTTTCTTCCCCGTCCGGAGCCGGTACAACCGCAGCGATGCGCGCCACCGTGATCGAACGCTGCTCGAACAGCCCCGCAGAGACCGCCCAGGCCGCAGCGGAACTTGCCGGCCGTCTGCGGGCCGGTGTCACGGTCGCGCTCTTCGGCGAGCTCGGTGCGGGCAAGACCACCTTTGCGCGGGCGCTGTGCCGCGCGCTGGGGGTGACCGAGCCGGTCGCCAGTCCCGGCTTCACCCTCGTGCACGAGTACCGCGGGGCCGTGCCGGTGATTCACGCTGACCTGTATCGGCTGCGGCGCGATCCGCTCGAGATCGCCTCGCTCGGACTGGACGACGTGCCGGCGGAGGCGATTCGAATCATCGAATGGGCGGACCGCGCACCGGAGTTGTGCCCCGCGAACGCGGTCCGCGTGGAGATTCGGGTCGGCCCATCGCCGACGGAGCGCCGCATCCGCATGGAGCTGCCCGAATGAGCCCACCGCGCGCAGTGGTGGCGCTGGACCTGTCCGCTGCGGTCGGCTCGGCCGCATGGATGGAGCAGGACGACACCATCGCAGAGATCGAGTGGCCACAGCCGCCGCGCGACAACCGCGCCACATTCGAGCACCTCCGCGCGCTGCTCTTTTCGGAGGGTCGGCACCCCGCGCAGGTGGAACTGTGGGTGGTTGGCTGCGGGCCCGGCGCGTACAGCGGCCTGCGGATCGCGACGGCGGCGATCCACATGTTTGCGGCTCCGCTCGGTCGACCGGTGATCGGCATCGACAGCGGTCTGGCGACCGGCGACGAGTTGCTGAGGAGAGTGCCGGTCGACGATGCGATCATCGCCGGCGACGCGCGGAGGGGGCTGGCCTGGTTCGGGCGGATCCGCCGCGCCGACGACGGCAGCGCCGAGCTGGTGGCGCCCTGGAGCCTCTGCGCGCTCACAGAGCTCGAAGCGAAGGTGCCGCCGGCGGGCTGCGGCGGGTCCGCAGAATGGTCCCGCCTTGCGCACGCCGCCCGGCTGACCGCCGCGGAGGGGCGCTGGTGGCCGGAAGACCTGGTGCCGCGGGCACGCCATCTGGCGCGCCGCGCGATCGAGCTTTGGACGCGCGGCCAGCCGCTGCCACCGGCGCTGCCGATCTATCTGCAGCCGCCCGTCGCGACCGGATCGGGTCTCACCCCGTCGGGCGGGTCGGCGGTTTGAGGGCCGCCTCCAGCGCCGCAAGTCTGCGCCCGAGCGCCTCCACTTCGGCCCGCAGCTCGGGCAGCCGCATCGTATAGGCGTGGATCCGCTTGAACTTGTCCATCGCGATCGCCGGTGAGCCCAACACAATGGCGCCAGCGGGCACATCCTTCGAGACACCCGCCTGGGCACCAACGACCGCGCCGTCCCCCACTTCCAGATGACCGGCGACGCCGACCTGGCCGGCCAGAATCACTCGCGAGCCGATCACCGCACTGCCCGCGATTCCCACCTGCGCCACAATGACGGAGTGGTCCCCGATCACCACGTTGTGGGCAATCTGCACGAGGTTGTCCACCTTCACGCCGCGGCCGATCACCGTGCGGCCAAACCGCGCGCGGTCCACCGTCACGTTCGCGCCCAGCTCGACGTCGTCCCCGATTTCCACGATGCCGAGCTGCGGGATCTTCGTCCGCACGCCGTCCTCACCGGCCACATAGCCAAAACCGTCGCTGCCGATCACGGTCCCATTGTGCACGATCACCCGCGCGCCGAGCCGGCACCGCTCCCGGATCGAGACGTGCGGATAGATCCGGCAGTCCGGCCCGATCACCACCTCGTGCCCGACATAGACGTGGGCCATCAGCACGGTGCGGTCGCCGATCTCCGCTCCGGCCTCGACCACCGCATACGGACCAATCCGCACGTCCGCCCCCAACCGGGCGCTCGGCGCAACAACCGCCGTCGGATGAATGCCCTCCGGATCCGGGGGGGGCGGTGGCGCGAACATCGCACAGGCGGCCGCAAACGCCGCATCCGGGTTGTCCACCCGGATCAGTGCGGCGGACGATGGACGGTCCCAGGCGCGCGCCACGATCACCGCGGACGCCCGCGTCGAGGCGACATACCCTGCATACCTCATGTTGGCGACAAAGGTGACGTCGCCCGGACGCGCCTCGCGCAGCCCGGCCACGCCGCGCACCACTGCACTGCCGTCGCCCTCCAGCTCGCCGCCAAGTCGTGCGGCCAGCTCGGCCACCGTCAGCACGGGCGGGCTCATAAGCCGGCACTTACCGGTTCGACGCGGCGCGATTCGTCGTGCCGCTCTCCCGGCTCGGCGGGGGAGGCAGATCGGGGGGTGCGCCCTTGTTCAGCTCCCGCAGAATGGCCTCGGTAATGTCGCTGCGCGGGTCCACGTACAACACCGCTTCCACACCGTTGAAGGTGGTGCCGGAAGAATCGAGCACCGCGATCAGGCCCTGGTCACGTGCGTATTTCTGGATCACCTCTTTGATTTCGCCGACCAGACCGCGGCGCATGCGCCGGCTCTGCTCCTCCAGCTGCTTCGTACGCCGCTCGCGGAAGCTCTGCACCCTCCCCTCCTGCTCGCGGATCGCCAGCACCTTTTCCTCCGCCGCGGCGCGCTTCGCCGCCCGCACCTCGTCGCTGAGCGCGGTGTTCAGCGACTCTTCCCGCAGCGAGTTGAACTCTCCCTGCAGCCGTTCCAGCTCGCCCGCAATGTTCTTCAGCTCCTCCTCAAACTCCCGCGCCTGCGCCTTCAGCTGCGCGTCCGCCACGCGAGTCTTGTAGTACTCGTTGAAGCAGCGGTCGAGGTTCACAAACGCGACCGATGGCCTCCGATCCTGCGCGCCGACCGCCCCCGCCGCCAGCAGTCCCGCCACCACCCAGCCAAACACCCGCCGTCTCGTCGTCATCCCCGCACGCCCTTTCCCCGTCCATCAGAACGGATAGCCAAACGAAATGTTGAACCGCCCATTGTCGTCCCGATTGTACTCGTCGGAATCGATCTGCCACGCGTAGTCGATTCGCAGCGGCAACATCGGAATGTCCAGACGCAGTCCAAGACCGTAGCCGGAGTTCCAATCCAAATCAAACGTGTAGGGGTCGGCCCACACCATGCCACCGTCCACAAACACCGCCGCCCGGACCATCTTATAGATCGGCACCGTGTACTCCACCGACGCGAACGCGAGGCTGCGGCCGCCGATCGGCTCGCCGGTCTCGTCCGCCGGCCCGATATGCCGGTACCGAAACGCACGAACGGTGTACAGGCCGCCCAGAAAGTAGCGGTCGAACAACGGCACCCGCTCTTCCCCCCCAATCGCATCCATCACTCCCAGCTGGCCGCGCAGCAGCAGCACATGACCGCGCCAGATCGGAAAATACTGGTGCGAACGCAAGTCCAGCCGATACCACTGTGTGTCGCCGCCAAACGGACCGCCGGCGAGCTCGGCCGCCAGCCGCGTGTAGTTGCCGCGCGTGGTCAGCCGGATCCGGTCGCGCGTGTCGAACGCGAACGACAGCTCACCGCTGCTCTTCAGCCGCGCCCCCTCCTCGGCCTTGATCTCCTCGCTGGCACTCTCGCGCACGTCCGAAATCGCAATACGCTCGAGGTTGTAACCAACCCCGAGCGTCAGAAACGGCGTCAGCGGATGCTCCACCAGCACCTGCCCGCCGCGACGGCTGACGTCGTACAGCGCACTGAAGTAACTCGACTCCCGGCTGTACAGGTCCAGCGTCAGCCGCAGCCGCCGATCAAACAGATACGGCTCGACGAACTGCAGGTAGTAGTCTTGGCGCCGGGTGCCAAACATCGCACCGATGCGGGCCTTCTGACCCCCACCGAACGGCGGCCACGAGGTGATGTCCACGTTCCCATGGCCCAGCTCCACCCGGCCGACAATTCGATCCACCGACGAGAACGCCACCCCCGCCTCCGCCGTGCCCATCCGATCCTCCACCACCTCGACGACCAGGTCCTGCTGCGCAGGATCATCCGTCGGCTGGGGTGTCAGCGACACGTGCGAGAAGTACCCGAGATTCCGGATCCGGTTCTCGCTGGTCCGGATGCGGCCGCGGTGGAACGGCTCACCGGGCGCCACCACAAGCTCGCGGCGGATCACGTCCTCGCGCGTGACCACGTTGCCGCGAATCAGAATGTCCCGAATCCGCGCCGGTTCACCCTCCCGCACCGAAAGCCGAACGTGGGCGACGCCACTGGTCGGGTCCGCCTCGATGAGCGGCCGCACCTGCACGCCCACATGGCCGCGGTTACCGTAGTAGTCCGCAATCGCCTCCCGCGCCGCGTCCAGCGCGGACTGCGCCAGCGGTGCGCCCGGCGTCAGCTGCACCAACCGCGCGACGTCCTGCGTCGGAAATCGCGTCACCCCCTCGATCACCGCCGAGCCTAGCCGGTAACACGGCCCCTCCGCAACGACATATTTTAAGCGGACGCGATCCCGTCCCTCCGGCACGATTGCCGGCCCACGCACCACCACGTCGAGATAGCCGAGGTCGCGGAACGCCGCTTCAATCGCGGCGCGGTCGGCCCGAAGATCCTCGTCGTTCAGCCGCCCCGCCCCCGTCACCCAGTGGACCGGATTCCACCAGCGAAACGCCCGGGTCTTCAGCCTTGCCCGCAGCGTGCCGGGATCGATCGCCGTCGGACCGTAAAACTCAATCGCGCCCACCCGAGCGCGCGCTCCCTCGGTGACCGTGACCGCCACCCGCGACGCGCCGGGCTGGCGACCGGGTTCGATGCGCCACGCGACCCGCGCGTGAGGATAGAACCGTTTCGCGTATTCTTCCTGCACCCGCCGCGCGCCGGCCGCCAACAGCGCATCGTCCACCGGATCGCCCACCCCCAGTCCCAGCCACTCCCGAACGCGCCGGTTGCCCACCTCGTCCGCTCCCGTGATCTCGAGATGCTCAATCACCGGCCGAACCGCCACCTCCACCACCACGACCACCGCGTCCCGTCGCGAGCCGGGCTCCGCAAACACCCGCACCGAACTGAACCGCCCCGTGCGCTCCAGCGACCTCGCGTCCCGCATCGCGCGGGTCGGGTCATAGGGCTGCCCCTCCCGAGTCTCGATCGCCGACAGGACCGTCCCGGGATCCGCCGCGATGGCGCCGACGCTCTCCACGCGCACCCGCTCCACCAGCTGTGCGCCCGCCACAACCGGCAGCACCATCGCGCCAATCAGCAGCCAACGGATCCGCCGCGCCTCACTCACTCTTCCGCGCTCCCCTCGCTGGGGCGGATCGGCACGTCCGCCTCCCCCGCACCTTCCGGCTTCATATCGGAGAACAACGTGTGGTCGCGGTCGAAGTAGAGATCCACCTCGCCCGTCATCCCGTTGCGCTGCTTCGCGACATCGACCACCGTCAGACCCGGATTCGCCTGAGCGTCCTGGTGCCGCGGATCGCGCCGATACTGAATCGGGCGGCGCATCAGCAAGATCACGTCCGCATCCTGCTCGATCGACCCCGAGTCCCGCAGGTCCGCCATCTTCGGCACTCCACTGCGGTCGCTCCGCTCGGGCTCGCGATTGAGCTGACTGAGCACCAGCACCGGCACGCGCAGCTCCTTCGCCATCGCCTTCAGACCC
The window above is part of the Kiritimatiellia bacterium genome. Proteins encoded here:
- the bamA gene encoding outer membrane protein assembly factor BamA: MSEARRIRWLLIGAMVLPVVAGAQLVERVRVESVGAIAADPGTVLSAIETREGQPYDPTRAMRDARSLERTGRFSSVRVFAEPGSRRDAVVVVVEVAVRPVIEHLEITGADEVGNRRVREWLGLGVGDPVDDALLAAGARRVQEEYAKRFYPHARVAWRIEPGRQPGASRVAVTVTEGARARVGAIEFYGPTAIDPGTLRARLKTRAFRWWNPVHWVTGAGRLNDEDLRADRAAIEAAFRDLGYLDVVVRGPAIVPEGRDRVRLKYVVAEGPCYRLGSAVIEGVTRFPTQDVARLVQLTPGAPLAQSALDAAREAIADYYGNRGHVGVQVRPLIEADPTSGVAHVRLSVREGEPARIRDILIRGNVVTREDVIRRELVVAPGEPFHRGRIRTSENRIRNLGYFSHVSLTPQPTDDPAQQDLVVEVVEDRMGTAEAGVAFSSVDRIVGRVELGHGNVDITSWPPFGGGQKARIGAMFGTRRQDYYLQFVEPYLFDRRLRLTLDLYSRESSYFSALYDVSRRGGQVLVEHPLTPFLTLGVGYNLERIAISDVRESASEEIKAEEGARLKSSGELSFAFDTRDRIRLTTRGNYTRLAAELAGGPFGGDTQWYRLDLRSHQYFPIWRGHVLLLRGQLGVMDAIGGEERVPLFDRYFLGGLYTVRAFRYRHIGPADETGEPIGGRSLAFASVEYTVPIYKMVRAAVFVDGGMVWADPYTFDLDWNSGYGLGLRLDIPMLPLRIDYAWQIDSDEYNRDDNGRFNISFGYPF